CCAAGATCGTGTGTAACGTACATTGCCGCGATGCTATCGGTTGGCCAGTAAAGAGCCTCATTGACCAGATAGATCGTACCAGCATCACACGAATCAAAGGCCCAGGAATGACAATCGTAATCTGCGACCCCGGTTTGAGGTCCCCATGTCAGACCGGCATCAGATGAAAGAAAGATGCGACTGTTATCTTTGTAGTAAAAAATGCCATCGCGAGAAGAAATCGGCTCGCGTTCCGAACTTGCAGATGAAAAGGACCAGGTTTTGCCTTGATCCGTGGTTCGTTGCACGCCCTGGTAAGTGGTAACGACAATTGTGTCGGCTGTCACGCCGAAGGCGGCGTCATCCACATTAGTCGAGCGCAAAATATTCGTCCACCTGGTACCTTGATCGGTCGTCAGATAGAGTCCGCCCAGATCGACCATACATACAACACCGACCGAATCATCGAAGAATGAAATGTTATAGACTCTGCCTGAGGGGCAGGAGGTCCGGGCCCATGTCAGCCCTAAATCTTGTGACTTCCAGACGTCACTCGCACCAGCCCAGACGATCCCCTGCTTATAAGTCATAGCGCCGCCGGCGAAAGAACTTGGCGATCGAAATAGCGGAGTAGCAGTCACCCGCTGCCACTGGGCGTGGATCGGCACTGCGAAAAAGAGCATACTCAGCCCGAACGCGCACACGACAAGTGCGAACGCTCTCGGACTCACAGGAAGGGAACCTCGCTCCATTATGAGCTAGCCATGCGATTTACAGACACGGCTTACGCCGGAATTGTTACCACACCATAATAACCTCGATCCGGGCGATTTGTTACAAAAGAAAAAGGGCGGGTAACCCCGCCCTCTTAAAATCGCGGCTATTTCCTGCCACAGTTGGGCATACTATCTCTCGATCACAAGCTGCTTCGAAGTGCGGAAGGGCTGGCCAGCCAAGTCCACACCTGTCACGCGGACAATGTAAGCGCCATTCGGAAGCGAAGTCCCCGCTGCATCACGGGTATCCCAATTGAAGGACGTATTCCCATGCAATGTTTCGAGTACGTTACCGAGCATATCGAATATCTCGACATTTGCGCTCCGCGCCTGATCGAGTTGAATCGCGACACGATCCGACGTTGGGTTTGGCATAATCGCGAGGTTGATCGTAGCCGGGTCGATCGTTTCTATCACCCCGGCCGCGGCCGCGGCGACGGACTGAAGTTGGAAGGTCTGCGGCTGAATCGATTGGTTCGTCGCAACAAACATGGGGTCTGTCGCTGTCGCGCCAGATGGCGGATCGTTGCAGACCTGCACCATCGCCGGCAATGAGCTTCCAGGCGTGATCGTGACCGGAAAACTGCTCGCGTTCATAAGAGTGAAGTTCGTACTCTGTCCCAGAATGACCTGGTTCACTACGATCGAAGCCGATGTTGTATTGACGAGCATGATCGTATCGATCACGCAGGCATTCCCGGTGTTATTTACGATACCGATGACTTTCGTCCCATTACCGGTCAGACCGGCACCGAGATCGATGTCCGATGTGTCACGATTCCCCAGCATTCCTGGTACAGCGACACCTTCGACATGAACAGTGATCGGTCCACAAGTCATCGCCGAGCCTGTCGCGTTCAATGTTATGTCCGCTCCGAAACTTGATCGGTCCGTGCCAGTAGTTGGATTGAATGCAACCATAAGTTGAGCTGTCCCACCCGATTGAATGGTGATCGGGAGCGAGCTCGAAACCGAAAAAGCCGAGCTGCCAGAACCGCTGATGGAAGCTCCATTAATGGTGACGCTCCCATTAGTCCGGTTGGTCAGGAAAATCGCGGATGTATCAGTCCCACCTCTCAGAATAGGTCCGATCACGCCAGACTCATGACGCACGAAGATGCAGTTCGTAAGTTCACCATTATTATGCAGACTATCTATTGCATTTGCGTCAATACTGATAGTGATCCTGCTCGGTCCGGTTGTACCGGTCGCAAAGAGCTCAAGCGTCGCACTCTGATTTTCCATTGCGACGGTAGGACTGAAGCATACGTTGACAAACGCCGTTGAATGCGCAGCCACTTGCAGCATTGACGCACCGCTGACGGTAAATGACGATGCACTCGAGCCAGTGATCGCTGCGCTATCGATTGTGACTACTGAAGCTGTTGGATTCGAGATACGAACCGCCTGGCAGTCAGTTGTACCGACCAGCACGTTGTTGAACTCAATGTTCTGAGTCGTGAGGAAGAATATCGAATCCCCAAGATCGAGACGCCCTTCGACCGATCCGTTCAACTCCACTCTCTCGGTCCCTTTCAAAGTGGTATCCGTCACGCCGGCAAATTGGAACGTCAACGTGGCATGTTGCTCGCCGCTCGCAGTCGTTGGCGTGTAACAGACCGTTACGCTCGCCGAGGAATCAGCGGCCACCTGAAGTGAACCGCTTCCTGTGAGTCGGAAGTCATTTGAATCTCCGGTGATCGTCAAGTTCGAGATAGTGACCGCACCGGTCGTGTTATTCTTGATCGAAACCGGCAGGCATTCCGTCTGTCCAGCCTTGGTCTCGAATTCGATCTCATCGGCAACGCGAAGCGAACCTTCCACCGAAAGCATCGCATGACCGATCAATGACACCGTGGCAGTATCGCCCGTCAGTGACCGCACCAGCAAGGATCCATTCGCCGTACCGGCAGTGCTCGATTTGAAAATAATCGGTACCGTCGTGCTACCGTTGGCCAGAACAGTAACGTTCGTCAGATTCACGCTGAATGCGCTACTCCCGGAAGGTACCAGCGCTAAGGATAAGAGATTGGCCGTTTGATTGGCAATTGTCAACATCTGGGTATCCGGAACGTCAACCTTGGTATTAAATACCAGCGACCCTGCAGGGGTCAGCAAGAATGAGACGCGCGCCAGCGAATGTCCAACGAGTGAAATACGCTGCGTATCGCCCGAAGAAGAAATCGCTGTGAGCGTTGCACTGTCGTAACCGGAAACAAGCGGAGAAAATGAGACCACCGTTGAGGACGAGCCATCGCCGGCAATCGTCAGGGAATTCGGATTGACCGAAAAGAGCGCCGCTCCACTTCCAGAAAGAGCCAAGGATACTGTCGTCGCCGAAGCGCTCCGATTGCTGATGTTCAATGTGTCGGCCGTGCTACTGCTGACATGAGAAACGAGTGTTAACAGGCCAGCGGGCGTGATTTGGAGCATGCCGCCTGCCGAGATTGCATGTCCCATAAGAAGCACACTCGCCGAGTCAAGCGCGGAGGATACCACGTTCAGTTTGGCCGTATCCAACCCCGCGACGATCGGTGAGAACGTGATAGTCGCACTCTGCGACATATATGCGCCGATTGTCATATAGGACGACGACGTCGTAAAGAGCGCCGCACCGCTACCAGAATAGGCAAGCGTTAGCGCGAGCGAATATGCTGTATTGTTTTGAATGGTTATAGTCTTTGTTGCGGTCGCCCCAGTTTGCGCCGTGAAATCAATCTCGCTCGATGGTGAGAGCGAAAAGGATGTTGCTGCATTGGCCGCATCTGATAGCATCATCCCAGTTAAGACTAGAAGTGCCGTATTTGTGAATAAGAGAAGAGTCTTGCATTTTGTAATAATACCCATAGACTTCATAGAAAAAAGTGGCAAATTTACCCTCGACGTGAAGGCCCATTAATACTACGCTCACCGTATGCCGAAAAAGTGCCAAACGCAGATGGATCGGATTGTTTTCATTTGGTCAAGTATAAAGGACATTCGTAAAGGCAACTTTGCGGAGCAGTTTTCGTATATGGGCTGGCATCCTTCCCCTTCTGCGTATTTTTGCACAAACAATTTGAAATGACTATGGCCCAATCGACGAACGGTGTGAACCTGCCAGTTGTACAGGCATCTACAAAGATGCCGCCCTTCCAGTTAGCGGCGCAAGCAGTAGACATGTCCGAGATCCGCGCGAACCGTCGCGCAATGGCTGTCGAGACTACGCCCGCGATGGTCGAGCGAGTTTACCAAAGTTCCGAGAAGAACATCGCGGCTGTTCGGACGAAGTTGAAACGGCCACTTACGCTTGGCGAAAAGATTGTCTTCGGGCATCTTGCCGATCCCGAAACGCAATCACTCGAACGCGGCAAAAGCTTCTTGCGCCTCATGGTCGATCGGGTCATTATGCAGGACGCGACGGCACAAATGGCAATTCTTCAGTTTATGCAGGCCGGCAAGTTCGAATCTGCTGTTCCCGCAAGCGTCCACTGCGACCATCTCATTCAGGCCTATGAAGGCTCGGCTCCCGATCTTGGTCGCGCACTGGATTCGAACAGCGAAGTCTACAACTTTTTGAAATCCGCCTGCTCTAAATACGGCATTGGATTTTGGGGTCCTGGTTCTGGCATTATCCATCAGGTAGTGCTCGAAAACTACGCATTCCCCGGCGGGCTCATTATCGGCAGCGATTCACATACGCCAAACATGGGCGGCCTCTCGATGGTCGCCATCGGGGTTGGCGGCGCAGATACCGTTGATGCCATGGCCGGATTTGCCTGGGAAGTGCTCAATCCGAAACTGGTCGGCGTTCGACTTACTGGAGAACTCAGTGGCTGGGCTGCGCCGAAGGACATCATCCTTCATGTCGCCGGAAAGCTCACTGTCAAAGGCGGCACCAACCGAATCATCGAATATTTCGGACCGGGCTGTGCCACGCTTTCGACAACTGGCAAGGCGACGGTTACCAACATGGGTGCGGAGATCGGTGCAACGACTTCAGTCTTCCCCTTCGATCAAAATGCTGTTCATTACCTAAATGCAACGTCTCGTGAGGAATTAGGGCAACTCGCGATTAAATACGCTCACTTGCTCGTAGCGGATCCGGAAGTCGAACGCGAGCCAGAGAAATACTTCGACGAAATCCTGGAGATCAATCTCTCGGAACTCGAGCCGCTCATCAACGGACCATTCACGCCCGATCTCGCACGGCCGGTTTCACAACTCGCCAAGGATGCGAAGGAGAATGATTATCCAGCAAAAGTGTCTGTCACGCTGGTTGGCTCCTGCACCAATTCAAGCTATGAGGACCTCTCCCGTGCGGCAAAGATTGCCGAGCAAGCGCGAGCCGTAGGCGCTCGTGTTAAGATGCCCTTCTTCATCAATCCTGGCTCGGCGCAGATTCGCGAGACAATCGAACGCGATGGGCAACTCGAAATGCTCGAAGCTATTGGCGGTGAGGTAATGGCAAATGCCTGTGGACCTTGCATTGGGCAGTGGAAGCGCGATGACATCAAGAAGGGCGACCGCAACACGATCATCTCTTCGTACAATCGAAATTTTCCCGGCCGAAACGACGCCAATCCCGCAACGCTCGCATTCGTGGCAAGCCCGGAGGTCGTGATTGCTTATGCCCTTGCTGGTGATCTCTCGGTAAATCCGTTGAAGGACGAACTCACCGCGGAAGGCGGTAAGAAGTATCGACTTACTCCGCCGCCGAAAGTCGAGGCGTTGCCCGCACTTGGCTATGCTGGCCGCAGAAAGGGATACATGCCGCCTGCACTCGATCCGAGCAACGTATCCGTGACTGTGCCCGGGGCTAGCGAGCGCCTTCAGATTCTACAGCCATTTCGGCCAATGGTCGATGCTGAGACGACGAACTTGCCGGTCTTGATCAAAACCAAAGGGAAAACGACGACCGACCATATCTCGCCCGCCGGGACGTGGCTTCGTTTCCGCGGACATCTCGATAAGATCTCGGATAACATGCTGACTGGAGCCATCAATGCATGGACAGGCGAGACGGGTACGACGACGAACATGTATACCCACGAGAAGAGCCTTCCTGTACCACAGGTCGCGCGTGATTACAAAGCCCGCGGTAAGCGGTGGATCGTGATCGGCGATGAGAACTATGGTGAGGGTTCAAGTCGGGAACATGCGGCGATGTCACCCCGATATCTCGGCTGCCTGGCCGTCGTTGCGAGAAGCTTCGCCCGCATTCACGAGTCCAACCTAAAGAAGCAGGGCATTTTGCCTCTGACTTTCATCGATCCAAAAGATTATGACAAGATCAAGGAAGGCGATACTGTTTCGTTCGAGTATCTCAAGGAGTTGGATCCAGTCCGCACGGTCAACATGAAAGTGGCGCACAAGGATGGCACCTCTGAAGTGATTGCACTCGCACACACGATGAACATGGAACATATCGCTTGGTTCGAAGCCGGAAGCGCTCTGAATCTCATTCGCCTGCATTCTGGCGAATCATCGCTCTCGGCAGGCGTGAAGGAAGCGCCGCCAGAACCGGTGGAGGCGTAAGAACGCGCAACGCAGTCCTAGTTCGGACTACCGCAAAGTTCAGACTGGATCAAAGAGCAGGGACGTGCGAAGCACGTCCCAACAGCCGCCGTGATCTCCCTTACTTTGCGTACCCGACTGACTGCGCAAACAAGACGTGCTGTCCGGGATGCAATCCGAGGCTCTGTTCAAGACCCTTGCGATCGCAGTTGTGGAACCAGGCCGCGAGCCCATGCGATGCGGCATAGAGATAAACGTTGCCCGCGATGAGACCGGTCGTCACATAGCAGTATGCATTCTGCATGTCAGGATCGAGCAGCCCTGGCTCCTGAAATCCCGGCGTGTGAGTCAGGCGATCAATGTCTGCAACGTAGATCAGTTGGACGGGAGCGTTCGCCTGAATGCCGCGTTGTCCCGGGGTCATAACACCGGCTCGCAAGTCGCCCTCAATAATGGGTTTCAAGAGATTGTGAACCGCATCGTAGAGATACACGCCATCCTCGAACGCCACGTAAAGATCGACTTCCTGCGAGTTGCTGGCTGAAGCAGCCGTCCGTCCATAAACGCCGAACGGACCGGTGACGCGGTTCACCCCCCAGGCAGCCCACAAGAGATTTGAAATCATCTGAATTGGTAAGGGCGACGAACTGATTAGCCGTATCGTTTCTCGCCGCCGGAGAGCCTCGAACACCGAAAGGCCTCCTTCATCCACAGGCGCCGGAAGTTGAATCTCTGTCAAAGTCTGGGTTAATATGTCACTCATGGTCGAGATATGAGAATTCTGTAAATAGGTGAGATGAAGCTGCTGATGCACAGTGGAAGAAACATGCCATCCTACGGTTAGCAGTGAATTCGGCGTAGCGGGTGCAGAATGCCATCGTTTCAATAGTGCCGAATGTTAAAATAGTTATTGACAGGCGTTAGATACTGTTCGCAAACGCTTCGCACGAATTCTTCCGGATGCTCTGATCGGCGGCTTGAGAGTCCGCAACCCGCGAAGGCCCCACAAAAGCAGGCGGCTGCATTGATTACTTGAGGAGGACAAGTGACGTTATTCAACCTTTTCTGCGCGTCTGCCGCGTGGAAATCGTCATAGGAACATGAAAAAGTTTACGATCCCTTACTCATGAGTCGTTAATTTTCTTCTCTTTCGTAAAGATTACTAACGACCCTTTGAAATCTTTCTCGAATGGATTCAACGATTTGCACTTGGATTCGCGGATTGCTGCCTCAAAACCCCGGTTGGCATAGAGAATGCCATCTCAACTGAGTTCGATGTTGCGACTTTAGTCAAGTTCTCCGTCAGTTTTACGTCCATGACCTACCGAATCAATCAGTACCGCGAAGTTGTGATAGTGGCGTTGCTTGCTATTCTATTTTGTGGAGACAGCCCGTCTCCCGGCGTGCTGACTCTTAGACCAATGCTTGCGCCAACTGGCAGCATTCGTGGACGTGTCACATTCAACGGTCCGCTTCCCCAGCTCGCCACAGCAAAGTGCATCACTCCGGAAGTATGTGGAAGAACTCACACCTATGATCGTCTGCTTGTAGGCAAGGACAAAGGCGTTCGGTATTCGTTGATCTATCTTAAGAACCCACCCCTCGGCCGCACCTCACCAGGGCAGCCGCGGATCACCCAATCGAATTGCTCGTTCCAGCCGCATATGATTGTCGCTGCACGTGGCTCCTCGATCATCTTTCAAAACGACGATCCTGTTCTGCACAATTGCCACGCATATAGCTTCATCGGTTCGGACCGCTCCACTGCATTCAATATCGCCCAACCGACGAAAGGCCAGCAAAGCGTCGAGCAACTCCGGAAGCCCGGCATGCTCAATATCGAGTGTGATGCGGGACATACTTGGATGTCCGCATGGGTCTGGGTTACCGATAGTCCGTTCGCCGTTGTATCCGATGAGCATGGGGAATTCAGTCTGGATGGTATCCCACCCGGCACCTATACTGTCGTGATGTGGCATGAGGGCTGGAACACGAGCGGCATGCAGGATGGTCGCGCTGTCTTCTCTGCGCCTACACTTCAGGAGCGTCAGATCGTCGTTACCGCTGGAGGCGCATCGAATGCCGACTTCCTATTACAATAAGATCTCGTTACACTAAGAACTCGCATGGTGCAAACAACCACAGGGCGGGCGTATATTCTTATCGCTTCCGGCTTCGTACTTCTGTACTCGATCATCGGACCATCAAAGGTTCATGCTAATCCCGTCTTCGCCCGGCAATACAATACATCGTGCTTTACATGTCATACCTCGCCACCATTGCTCAACGAGTTTGGTCGTCGCTTCCAGGCGAATGGCTATCAATTGCCAAGTACGAGCGATAAGATTGCAGAAGCCGCACGGTCCACATTCCCACTCGGTCTCGTGGTAACACCGATGGTGAGTCGCTCTCAGGTCGAGGACCATTTGACTGGAATACAAAGCGAACCAACCACATCTTTCGGCGGAATCATGATGCGGTTTTTCAGCTCCGCTTCGCTCGGATCTCACTTTTCCTATTATGCCGGCATACCCGTCACCGTGGCAAATGGCGAGACGAGCATTGAGATTGAAACCATCCATCTGCTCTATACCGATGCGCTCGCCGATGGCCGGGGCACGCTGAATTTCCAGTTCGGCAAGTTTCTTCTATTCGCCCCGTTCACGCCCATGTTCCTGCTCTCCGGAGAGGATCCCATCGTGTACAATAGCATGCATTACAACCCGCTTGGCGAGCGAACGACGGCCAACACGCTCTATCTAACCGACCCCATGTTTGGCGTCAGCGCGTTTGGCACAATTTACACCATCGGTCAAGGACTTCGCTGGCAAGTTGGAATGGTCGGCGGAAACAATAGCGATGTGGATCTGGCTTCAGCGCGCGCCGTGTTCGGCTCGCTCGATCAAACTGTGTTCCTGCAAAACGCGCCTGCCAGAGTTGGGGCATTCTTTTTCTCAGGATTTCAGGATGTATCGAATTCTGCGGCGGAAACATCGAGCACCATGGCCGGAATGCCGGGGATGGGTGGTGGAACAAGTGCCGCACTGGCGAATCCCTGGCGGAATCACGTCACACGAGTGGGATTCGATGCGGAAATCACGGACCCATGGACAAAGCGGATCAACCTCTTTGGCGAGTTCATGACAGGACTCGACGATAACATCGATAGCCTGGGAACAAGCTATGAAATGCGCGGCGGGTTCGTCGGCATGAACGTTATTCTCTTGCCAGAAAAGCTCTTTGCGTACGGCCGGTACGATTGGATGCAGCGACTCACGGTTGCCGAAGATCACACGGCAATCGACGTAGGACTGCGATATCACTTTCTTCCGAATGTAGTAGCGACTGGCGGCGTGACAATCACGAAAGAGAATATCACACAGACGGCGTATCAAATGCGGCTCGATCAGACGACAACGACGTACCGCGCTGGTTTCTTATTTGGATTCTAATCCGAACAGCATGTTGCTTCAAACTATAACTACTACCTGCGCGGTCGGCATTATTGCGGCCACGATGAAGCTAAGTCCATTCGGACTCGGTCCGGCAAGCAACGCTCCGGCCTCCAATCCGTCCGAGACGATCGCTCGTGGCAAGACTGTGTTCGACATTGCCTGTTCGCCCTGTCACGGCCTCGATGGTGCAGGCGATGGTCCGCTGTCGGCCAACATGCGCACGAGACCGAGAGACCTCACAAAAGGGGTCTATAAGAGCCGATCGACCGCCAGCGGTCAGTTGCCAACAGACGAGGATCTGGATCGATCGATCATGACCGGCGTGCACTTTAGCACGATGCCAGCCTTTCGCATGTCCCCGACCGATTGTGACGCCGTCATTCAGTACCTGAAGACTCTCTCTCCGCGCTTCTCGGATTCTACTGAGTATCCGCTGGAAGTGTTGACATTCGGCCAAATGATCCTCCCCAGCACGCAAAGCATCGAACGAGGCCGCGCGGTCTACGTCAAGATGCAGTGCGAAAGCTGTCACGGAGCTGCCGGCAAGGGCGATGGAGTCTCTGCTGAAATCCAACACGATGACTTCGGCAGTTTCGTCCACACAACGGACCTCACGAACGTTTCCGATTTCAAATTCGCACAGTCTGCCCAAGACGTCTATCGCATTTTTTCGACCGGTCTGAACGGCGTTGCCATGCCATCCTATGCCTCGACGCTCCCAGACACCGACCGCTGGCACCTTGCCAACTACGTATGGAACCTGCACGGCATCGAGCATTAAGTGCAGCATTCTGAAATTTTGTTCGTAGATTTGCATTAAGTTGGTTTTTTGGATTTAGAGATCATCTTATGAAAACAGTTTCCTTCTCCCTGTCGATTCTGTGTCTAGGCATCTTGATTGGTTGCAGTAGCAGCACAACTCCGCAACCACAAACGTATATCGGTGCTTCAACAACCATTGGCTCCGGCACCGCCAATTCCTGGGTCACCGTGGATGGCTCCGGCAACATGACGGCCATCGGTGTGACCATTTCCGATGCAGCGCTCGCCAGCTTGCCCGCGATGGGCATGATGTATGAGATCCCTATGCCGGCCGGTGTGACCACAATCCCGTATAAAAGTATCAGCCTTGACTATGCTACGATGGATCCAGCTCCCTACAATGTGCCACATCTCGACGCCCATTTCTATTTTGAAGATATGATGGCACGAATGAATATCATGCAAGGGATAGATACAATGATGCCAGGCGGAATGATGCTGCCGGCAGGATACACTCGCATCGGTGAATGTGATTCGATGATGGGCGTGCATTATATGGACACCTCGGCTCCAGAGTGGCACAAGCAGCCATTCCATTGCGCCTTCGTTTACGGCTTTGCCAAAGGCACGATGACGTTTATGGAAGCGATGTGTGACCAAGCATCCCTGTCCAACCATACGGCGCTCAGTGGAACAGTCAAACCCATGATGATGATGAGCATGCCAATGTCGATGCCCAAAACCTACAAGACCTCATACGACGCCACGACCAAGACGACTAAGATTGAACTAGACGGATTTTGATGTGCGTATGGTAATTCTATTGTCCCGGTAATGCGAAGCAATCGCCTTTCGTGGTTTCTCATTTGCCTTGCCGTCATTCCGTTTGTTTTTGTTCGCAATTTAATTGACCCCGCATTTACCACGCGCGCAATTTTGCTTGCGGTGTTTACGATCGCAACTTTCATCGCAAGTCGGGACCAGTCACTCCGGACCTCCCCACTGGTTTGGATATGGTGTGTGTATGCCGCATTTTGTGTCGCCTCTATCTTCATCGCCCGCAATTCTGGTGAGGCAATCTATTCCGCCTCTCTTGCGGTGATGTATGGCGCATGGCTCCTTGCAGCAATGCAGAAAGCAAACGGTGAACTACTCCCCCACATTTTGCGAACGGTCTCGATAATTGGCCTCCTGGTGTCGCTTGTCTCTCTTCTGCAATTCTATGCGAGATTCGATTTCTTTCCTGGCGGAGAAGGCCCATTTGCCTCGATGGCCATGAAGAATCTCATGTCTTCCTTTCTTTTCCTGACGTTGCCGGCCACGCTTTATGGTACACTCTCGGAAGAACCTCGGTGGAAGCCATTTTGCCTTCTGACATTGGCGGCGAGTATGTTCGTCCTCCTCATCGCGCAGACCCGTGCGGTGTGGCTCGGATCGGTGGTAATGGCGAGCGTTGCGCTCGCGCTTCTGGCATTCTCCAGTCAGCGGAGAGCACTTTGGCAAGAATACCGCTCGAGTCTTCGCAATATCGCAATGGTAGCGGTGGCTTGCCTTTTGGCGATCTTTGTCTTTAACATTGCTCCGCGGCATGGCTCGCACGCAAAGAGCGCCACGGAAAAGGCAAGCACATTCATCCACTATTCCTCCGACACATCATCCCGGATGCGGCTCACTGTCTGGAGCAAGTCCATCGAGATGTTTCGCAATCATCCAATCCTCGGTGTTGGAGCCGGCAACTGGAAGATCCAACTTCCGTCTTACGGTCTAGCAGAATTTCCCCACTACGTTCAGGACGGAAGCTACCAGTGGACGGAGACTCACAATGATTTCCTTGAGCACGCGTGCGAGTCCGGGGTCGGCGGCGGATTGGCCTATCTCGCGCTCTTTGTGGCCGGCGTCAGTCTGGCAATACGTGCGGCGTGGCGAGCCCAGCCAGGAAACTCGCGCAGATCACTTTTGATGATTCTCCTCGCGGCAACGATTTCGGGTTATGCCATCATTTCTTTCTTCGATTTTCCAGGTGCTCGCGTCGAGCATACAATACTCTTTCTGCTATGGCTGAGCATTCTTCCCAGCACTCGAGTCAAGGAGAAGGAGCAACCTCGGAATCGTTTGCCTCTTTTTGTTGCGATATTGCTCGTAATTCCGGCTCTCATGTTCTCAATCCAGCGATTTATTGCTGAACAACATGAGGTCTCTCTGCTCCAGGCACGACTCGACCAGGATTGGAATACCGAGATCGCGGAGTGTAACAAAATCTACGATGCGAAGTTATTATCGGTGGACGCACTTTCGACTCCGTTATTGTACTATAGAGCGGAAGCCGAGTACATGCTGCAGGATTATCCTGCGGCACTTCGAGACAATTTGGAGGCACTTCGGGCGCATCCAAATCACTTCTATACACTAAATAATACTGGGTCCTGCTACGTGAAACTTCGTAACTTTCAGGCCGGTGAAGTGTTCTACAATCGTGCGTTGGCGATTTCGCCAAACTTTGAGGAATCCTTGCTGAACCTGACAGCCGTCAGTTTCAATCAACAGGATTATGCCCGGGCTCGGTCGTACCTGAATAAGTGCGACACGACACAACCCGGCTCCCGCGCGGCGATGTACGCGCAGGCATTGAATAGCCTGAAACATTAGGTCTTTACAGTTGAGGGGAAACAATATGAGACGATTGATTCTCGGTATTTTCATCGTGGCAGTCGGAATTATGGCGTTTGGCTCTGGAGTTCGCGCCCAGACACTTCGGATCACACCCGATTCCAGCGCGCCGACATCTGCTCTCCAAGTCTCGATTGCAGGTGTAGGTACACACTTTCGGCCTACGGTCGGACTTT
The DNA window shown above is from Bacteroidota bacterium and carries:
- a CDS encoding O-antigen ligase family protein, which gives rise to MRSNRLSWFLICLAVIPFVFVRNLIDPAFTTRAILLAVFTIATFIASRDQSLRTSPLVWIWCVYAAFCVASIFIARNSGEAIYSASLAVMYGAWLLAAMQKANGELLPHILRTVSIIGLLVSLVSLLQFYARFDFFPGGEGPFASMAMKNLMSSFLFLTLPATLYGTLSEEPRWKPFCLLTLAASMFVLLIAQTRAVWLGSVVMASVALALLAFSSQRRALWQEYRSSLRNIAMVAVACLLAIFVFNIAPRHGSHAKSATEKASTFIHYSSDTSSRMRLTVWSKSIEMFRNHPILGVGAGNWKIQLPSYGLAEFPHYVQDGSYQWTETHNDFLEHACESGVGGGLAYLALFVAGVSLAIRAAWRAQPGNSRRSLLMILLAATISGYAIISFFDFPGARVEHTILFLLWLSILPSTRVKEKEQPRNRLPLFVAILLVIPALMFSIQRFIAEQHEVSLLQARLDQDWNTEIAECNKIYDAKLLSVDALSTPLLYYRAEAEYMLQDYPAALRDNLEALRAHPNHFYTLNNTGSCYVKLRNFQAGEVFYNRALAISPNFEESLLNLTAVSFNQQDYARARSYLNKCDTTQPGSRAAMYAQALNSLKH
- a CDS encoding DUF5602 domain-containing protein translates to MKTVSFSLSILCLGILIGCSSSTTPQPQTYIGASTTIGSGTANSWVTVDGSGNMTAIGVTISDAALASLPAMGMMYEIPMPAGVTTIPYKSISLDYATMDPAPYNVPHLDAHFYFEDMMARMNIMQGIDTMMPGGMMLPAGYTRIGECDSMMGVHYMDTSAPEWHKQPFHCAFVYGFAKGTMTFMEAMCDQASLSNHTALSGTVKPMMMMSMPMSMPKTYKTSYDATTKTTKIELDGF